The bacterium genomic interval CATCATTAGAATTTTAACTAAAAGTTGATGTCTGGGCAAGAAAGTTGTTCGATGTGTAGTTTATCCGTCGCCTTCGCTTATAAGTTTTTTCGGCTCGAACAAACGTATATAGGAGTCTTTTGGGCTTACTGGACAGTGCTCGACTCCTTTCGGGATTACCGCTATCTCGCCCTCGTTAAGGGTCAGGTCATTATGAGACTTGCGCATTTTTATCAACAACTGTCCTTTTACAACGAAGAAGAGTTCGTCCTCGTTGGAGTGTTTGTGCCAGTGGTATTCGCCTTTGCAGAACACAAATCTTACAACATGGTCGTTTAATCTGGCTAACTCGACGGGACTCCACGGTTTGAGCTTTTCGTCGCGTGTTAATTCATCAATTTTTACAGTTTTTATGTGCAAACCCGATTAATTTTAAAAGGTGGGTAGAGGGCTTTGAACCCTCGACCTCCGGATCCACAGTCCGGCGCTCTAACCAATTGAGCTATACCCACCATCTGGTTATTAATCTATTTTTTAAGGTTTGGCTGTCAAGGCTAAATCAAAGGCTAAATAAGTAATTACGGGGATGAACGAAAAAATTAACTTTTCAAAATTTTAATGATAGCTTGTATCACATCTTCGATTTTTCTTTTCTTCAAGCTGCCGACCTTATACAAAATTATGCTTTTATCTGCGGTGAATATTCTGTTAGGTCGAACATTACTTGTCTGTTTCAGGCTGCCTGATTCAAAATCTTCGCTTGTAATAGTAATAGCATAGGAATCTTTTACTTTTTGACTGGTTATTTGGCAGAGTATCAAATCATCGCCTTTTAAGTTAGCTATTACCAGTGCGGGGCGTTTTTTGGCTTGGGAAAGATCAGAGAAAGGGAAAGGAACAACCACTACATCACCCTTCACAAATCCTTCCAAGCTTCGTCCTCCTCAGGTTTCAGCCAATCCTT includes:
- a CDS encoding cupin domain-containing protein, translating into MDELTRDEKLKPWSPVELARLNDHVVRFVFCKGEYHWHKHSNEDELFFVVKGQLLIKMRKSHNDLTLNEGEIAVIPKGVEHCPVSPKDSYIRLFEPKKLISEGDG
- a CDS encoding type II toxin-antitoxin system PemK/MazF family toxin, with translation MEGFVKGDVVVVPFPFSDLSQAKKRPALVIANLKGDDLILCQITSQKVKDSYAITITSEDFESGSLKQTSNVRPNRIFTADKSIILYKVGSLKKRKIEDVIQAIIKILKS